One genomic window of Mycobacteriales bacterium includes the following:
- the gltB gene encoding glutamate synthase large subunit — protein MSSSPPRAGSLVPGEPFRSAATPAAQGLYDGKHEHDACGVAFVADMHGRSSHAIVADALTALHNLDHRGASGAEVNTGDGAGILTQIPDPFLRQVAGVELPEVGGYAVGMAFLPSDDEEERKAVDAIERVVAEESLQVLGWREVPTDPSSLGDTALSVMPRFRQLFVAAGDGSTGMALERMAFCARKRIEREVGAYLPSLSCRTLVYKGMLTTDQLPAFFPDLTDERFASAIGLVHSRFSTNTFPSWPLAHPYRYIAHNGEINTVMGNRNWMRAREALLESDLLPGDLTRLFPIVTPGGSDSASFDEVLELLHLGGRSLPHAVLMMIPEAHENNALMDPARKAFYEFHSCVMEPWDGPACVAFTDGTVIGAVLDRNGLRPSRYWVTDDGRVVLASEVGVLDIPADRVVQKGRLQPGRMFLVDTAAGRIVGDDELKDELAAAHPYGEWLHGGLLHLDALPDREHIVYSHESVVRRQQAFGYTEEELRTIVAPMARTGAEAIGSMGTDTPVAALSSRPRLLFDYFTQLFAQVTNPPLDAIREELVTSLGTSIGPERNLLDPTPASCRQVTLPFPVLDNDELAKIIHVNDDGDLPGFACHVVRGLYQVSGGGAALRAAIERARQEVSDAIAGGARLIVLSDRDSDAELAPIPSLLLTAAVHHHLIREKTRTKVGLIVEAGDVREVHHVALLIGYGAAAINPYLAMESVEDLVRGGVVTGIDADEAVHKYIKALGKGVLKVMSKMGVSTKSSYTGAQIFEALGLSQDVIDDYFTGTTSRLGGVGLDTIAEEVAARHAHAYPRAPHKHRRLWVGGEYQWRREGEPHLFNPQTVFKLQHATRSGRYEVFKEYSTAVDEQAQKLMTLRGLFRFKDGVRPPVPIDEVEPVSEIVKRFATGAMSYGSISLEAHQTLAIAMNRLGGKSNTGEGGEDSDRLHDPQRRSAIKQVASGRFGVTSDYLTNADDIQIKMAQGAKPGEGGQLPGNKVYPWIAKTRGSTPGVGLISPPPHHDIYSIEDLKQLIHDLKNANPQARVHVKLVAEVGVGTVAAGVSKAHADVVLISGHDGGTGAAPLTSLKHAGSPWELGLAETQQTLMINGLRDRIVVQVDGQMKTGRDVMIAALLGAEEFGFATAPLVVSGCILMRVCHLDTCPVGIATQNPELRKRFSGQPEFVETFFEFVAEEVREHLAALGFRSIDEAVGQVESLDTTAAIDHWKASGLDLSPILHKPEVDGPRHQTRAQDHGLDKALDQTLVQLCEGALADARPVRLELPIRNVNRTVGTILGHEVTKRYADAGLPDGTIDVTFTGSAGQSFGAFVPRGITLRLLGDSNDYLGKGLSGGRIVVRPDQAAPFRAEENVIAGNVILYGATGGEAFIRGLVGERFCVRNSGATAVVEGVGDHACEYMTGGRVVILGPTGRNVAAGMSGGIAYVLDLDAGKVNGEMVDVEELSADDRDFLREVIARHQAETDSVVAAALLADWDASAVRFAKVMPRDYKRVLEAAKAAEEAGEDVDAAIMAASHG, from the coding sequence ATGTCGAGTTCACCGCCGCGCGCCGGGTCGCTGGTCCCCGGTGAGCCGTTCCGGTCCGCCGCGACCCCCGCGGCGCAGGGTCTGTACGACGGCAAGCACGAGCACGACGCGTGTGGCGTCGCCTTCGTTGCCGACATGCACGGCCGCAGCAGCCACGCGATCGTCGCCGACGCGCTGACCGCGCTGCACAACCTCGACCATCGAGGTGCATCCGGCGCCGAGGTCAACACCGGTGACGGCGCGGGAATCCTGACCCAGATTCCCGACCCGTTCCTGCGCCAGGTCGCCGGCGTCGAGCTGCCCGAGGTCGGCGGCTACGCCGTGGGCATGGCCTTCCTGCCCAGCGACGACGAGGAGGAGCGCAAGGCGGTCGACGCCATCGAACGCGTCGTCGCCGAGGAGTCGCTGCAGGTGCTCGGCTGGCGCGAGGTGCCAACCGATCCGTCTTCGCTCGGTGACACCGCCTTGTCGGTCATGCCGCGCTTCCGGCAGCTGTTCGTCGCGGCTGGCGACGGGTCGACCGGCATGGCGTTGGAGCGGATGGCGTTCTGTGCTCGCAAGCGCATCGAGCGCGAGGTCGGCGCCTACCTGCCGTCGCTGTCGTGCCGCACGCTCGTCTACAAGGGGATGCTGACCACCGACCAGCTCCCGGCGTTCTTCCCCGACCTGACCGACGAGCGGTTCGCCTCGGCGATCGGCCTGGTGCACTCCCGTTTCTCCACGAACACGTTCCCCTCATGGCCGCTCGCGCACCCGTACCGCTACATCGCTCACAACGGCGAGATCAACACGGTCATGGGCAACCGGAACTGGATGCGCGCGCGTGAGGCGCTGCTGGAAAGCGACCTGCTGCCGGGTGACCTGACCCGGCTGTTCCCGATCGTGACCCCCGGCGGGAGTGACTCGGCGAGCTTCGACGAGGTTCTCGAGCTGCTGCACCTGGGCGGTCGCTCGCTCCCGCACGCGGTTCTGATGATGATCCCCGAGGCCCACGAGAACAACGCGCTGATGGACCCGGCGCGCAAGGCCTTCTACGAGTTCCACTCCTGCGTCATGGAGCCGTGGGACGGCCCGGCGTGTGTCGCCTTCACCGACGGCACGGTGATCGGGGCGGTGCTCGACCGCAACGGGCTACGGCCGTCGCGCTACTGGGTGACCGACGACGGCCGCGTCGTCCTCGCCTCCGAAGTCGGCGTGCTCGACATCCCCGCCGATCGCGTCGTGCAGAAGGGACGGCTCCAGCCGGGCCGGATGTTCCTCGTCGACACCGCTGCCGGCCGCATCGTCGGCGACGACGAGCTCAAGGACGAGCTGGCGGCCGCGCACCCGTACGGCGAGTGGCTGCACGGCGGGCTGCTCCACCTCGACGCGCTGCCGGACCGCGAGCACATCGTCTACTCGCACGAGTCCGTCGTACGCCGCCAGCAGGCGTTCGGCTACACCGAGGAGGAGCTCCGCACGATCGTCGCGCCCATGGCGCGCACCGGGGCGGAAGCGATCGGCTCGATGGGCACCGACACCCCCGTCGCCGCGCTGTCGTCTCGCCCGCGGCTGCTGTTCGACTACTTCACCCAGCTGTTCGCGCAGGTCACCAACCCGCCGCTGGACGCCATCCGCGAGGAGCTCGTGACCTCGCTCGGCACGTCGATCGGGCCGGAGCGCAACCTGCTCGACCCGACGCCTGCGTCGTGCCGGCAGGTCACGCTGCCGTTCCCGGTGCTCGACAACGACGAGCTCGCCAAGATCATCCACGTCAACGACGACGGGGACCTGCCCGGCTTCGCCTGTCACGTCGTCCGGGGCCTCTACCAGGTCTCGGGTGGCGGAGCGGCGCTGCGCGCCGCCATCGAGCGCGCCCGCCAGGAGGTCAGCGACGCGATCGCCGGCGGTGCCCGGCTGATCGTGCTGTCCGACCGCGACAGCGACGCCGAGCTGGCGCCGATCCCGTCGCTGCTCTTGACCGCGGCGGTGCATCACCACCTGATCCGCGAGAAGACGCGGACGAAGGTCGGTCTCATCGTCGAGGCCGGCGACGTGCGGGAGGTCCATCACGTCGCCCTGCTCATCGGGTACGGCGCGGCGGCGATCAACCCCTACCTCGCGATGGAGTCGGTCGAGGACCTGGTGCGTGGCGGCGTCGTCACGGGAATCGACGCCGACGAGGCGGTTCACAAGTACATCAAGGCGCTCGGCAAGGGCGTGCTCAAGGTCATGAGCAAGATGGGAGTCTCGACGAAGAGCTCCTACACGGGCGCCCAGATCTTCGAGGCGCTCGGCCTGTCGCAGGACGTGATCGACGACTACTTCACCGGGACCACGTCACGCCTCGGTGGGGTCGGGCTGGACACCATCGCCGAGGAGGTCGCTGCCCGGCACGCCCACGCCTACCCGCGAGCCCCCCACAAGCACCGCCGCCTTTGGGTCGGCGGCGAGTACCAGTGGCGTCGCGAAGGCGAGCCGCACCTGTTCAACCCGCAGACCGTCTTCAAGCTCCAGCACGCGACGCGCAGCGGCCGCTACGAGGTGTTCAAGGAGTACTCGACAGCCGTCGACGAGCAGGCGCAGAAGCTCATGACGCTGCGCGGCCTGTTCCGCTTCAAGGACGGCGTGCGGCCGCCGGTTCCGATCGACGAGGTCGAGCCCGTCTCCGAGATCGTCAAGCGGTTCGCGACGGGTGCGATGTCGTACGGCTCGATCTCGCTCGAAGCGCACCAGACGCTCGCGATCGCGATGAACCGGCTCGGCGGCAAGTCCAACACCGGCGAAGGCGGCGAGGACAGCGACCGGCTCCACGATCCGCAGCGGCGCAGCGCGATCAAGCAGGTTGCCAGTGGCCGGTTCGGCGTCACCAGCGACTACCTGACCAACGCCGACGACATCCAGATCAAGATGGCGCAGGGCGCCAAGCCGGGCGAGGGCGGCCAGCTGCCCGGCAACAAGGTCTATCCGTGGATCGCGAAGACGCGCGGGTCGACACCGGGCGTCGGGCTGATCTCGCCACCCCCGCACCACGACATCTACTCGATCGAGGACCTCAAGCAGCTCATCCACGACCTGAAGAACGCCAACCCGCAGGCACGGGTGCACGTCAAGCTCGTGGCCGAGGTGGGCGTGGGGACCGTCGCCGCCGGGGTGTCCAAGGCACACGCCGACGTCGTACTGATCTCCGGGCACGACGGCGGCACGGGAGCGGCGCCGTTGACCTCGCTCAAGCACGCCGGCTCGCCCTGGGAGCTCGGACTCGCCGAGACCCAGCAGACGCTGATGATCAACGGGCTGCGCGACCGCATCGTCGTCCAGGTCGACGGTCAGATGAAGACCGGTCGCGACGTGATGATCGCGGCGTTGCTCGGGGCGGAGGAGTTCGGGTTCGCGACCGCGCCGCTCGTGGTGTCCGGCTGCATCCTGATGCGGGTCTGCCACCTCGACACCTGCCCGGTCGGCATCGCCACCCAGAACCCGGAGCTGCGCAAGCGGTTCAGCGGCCAGCCGGAGTTCGTGGAGACCTTCTTCGAGTTCGTCGCCGAGGAGGTCCGCGAGCACCTGGCGGCGCTCGGCTTCCGCTCGATCGACGAAGCGGTGGGCCAGGTGGAGTCGCTCGACACCACCGCCGCAATCGACCACTGGAAGGCGTCGGGACTGGACCTCAGCCCGATCCTGCACAAGCCGGAGGTGGACGGTCCGCGGCATCAGACCCGCGCGCAGGACCACGGCCTGGACAAGGCGCTCGACCAGACGCTCGTCCAGCTCTGCGAAGGCGCGCTGGCCGACGCCCGGCCGGTGCGGCTCGAGCTGCCCATTCGCAACGTGAACCGGACCGTCGGCACGATCCTCGGCCACGAGGTGACGAAGCGGTACGCCGATGCCGGGCTGCCGGACGGCACCATCGACGTGACGTTCACCGGCTCAGCCGGGCAGTCGTTCGGCGCCTTCGTGCCGAGAGGCATCACGCTCCGGTTGCTCGGTGACTCCAACGACTATCTCGGCAAGGGGCTGTCGGGCGGGCGGATCGTGGTGCGACCCGATCAGGCCGCGCCGTTCCGTGCCGAGGAGAACGTCATCGCCGGCAACGTCATCCTCTACGGCGCGACCGGGGGAGAGGCGTTCATCCGCGGTCTGGTCGGCGAGCGCTTCTGCGTCCGCAACTCCGGTGCGACCGCGGTGGTCGAGGGCGTCGGCGACCACGCCTGCGAGTACATGACCGGCGGGCGGGTCGTGATCCTCGGCCCGACCGGGCGCAACGTCGCGGCCGGCATGTCCGGCGGGATCGCCTACGTGCTCGACCTCGACGCGGGCAAGGTCAACGGCGAGATGGTCGACGTCGAGGAGCTCTCGGCCGACGACCGAGACTTCCTACGTGAGGTGATCGCGCGCCACCAAGCCGAGACCGACTCCGTCGTGGCCGCCGCGCTGCTCGCGGACTGGGACGCCTCGGCGGTGCGGTTCGCGAAGGTGATGCCGCGCGACTACAAGCGGGTGCTGGAGGCGGCGAAGGCCGCAGAGGAGGCTGGCGAGGACGTGGACGCAGCGATCATGGCGGCGTCGCATGGCTGA
- a CDS encoding VIT1/CCC1 transporter family protein encodes MRESMPAVAGTGGEIHHSHRDVNAGLLRPAVFGAMDGLVSNGALVAGVAGASASSHQIILAGLAGLLAGSFSMAVGEWTSVASQTHLVQAEIEKERAEIERSPAAEERELAGLFRRRGLPRELADRVAREVSKDPDEAWRVHVREELGVDPDEQPSPYVAGGLSFVTFGIGAVVPLLPYLLGARTLIWSIVLGAALLLVMGGAVARFTHRPVGVGAVRQLVLGSVTVAVVYGVGHAIGAGVSG; translated from the coding sequence ATGAGGGAGTCGATGCCCGCCGTCGCAGGTACCGGCGGCGAGATCCACCACTCGCACCGCGACGTCAACGCCGGGCTGTTGCGCCCGGCGGTGTTCGGTGCGATGGACGGGCTGGTCTCCAACGGCGCCCTCGTCGCAGGTGTCGCCGGCGCCAGCGCATCGTCCCACCAGATCATCCTGGCCGGTCTCGCCGGCCTGCTCGCCGGCTCGTTCTCGATGGCCGTGGGGGAGTGGACGTCGGTGGCCTCCCAAACCCACCTGGTCCAGGCGGAGATCGAGAAGGAGCGAGCCGAGATCGAGCGCAGCCCGGCCGCGGAGGAGCGTGAGCTCGCCGGTCTGTTCCGCCGGCGCGGGCTTCCCCGCGAGCTCGCCGACCGGGTGGCACGCGAAGTGTCCAAGGACCCCGACGAGGCCTGGCGGGTCCACGTCCGCGAGGAGCTCGGGGTCGACCCGGACGAGCAGCCGTCGCCGTATGTCGCGGGCGGGCTGTCGTTCGTCACCTTTGGGATCGGCGCGGTCGTGCCGTTGCTGCCCTACCTGCTGGGCGCTCGCACCCTCATCTGGTCGATCGTGCTCGGCGCCGCGCTGCTGCTGGTCATGGGAGGGGCGGTGGCGCGGTTCACCCACCGGCCGGTGGGCGTCGGTGCGGTGCGCCAGCTCGTGCTCGGCTCGGTGACGGTCGCCGTGGTGTACGGCGTGGGCCACGCGATTGGCGCCGGCGTCTCAGGGTAG
- the lgt gene encoding prolipoprotein diacylglyceryl transferase: protein MLPAHIPSPSRNLVHVGPFPIRFYALCIIAGVIAAAIIGDRRFVARGGRKGAIADVATWAVPFGLVGARIYHLATNPELYWGKNGQGTVAALKIWDGGLGIWGAVVFGALGAWLACRHYKLSFAMVADSLAPALPVAQALGRWGNWFNQELYGRPTSLPWGLHIDPSHRPMNAAGAYIAKYQLVAYYQPTFLYESIWDLGVALVVIWADRRRHFTRGRAFALYVMLYTAGRGWIESLRIDDAHRFLGLRLNDWTSVIVFVAAAAYFYLAGRPRAEAPAHTDERDVGSAAEVTR from the coding sequence ATGCTGCCCGCTCACATCCCGAGTCCGTCGCGCAACCTCGTGCACGTCGGACCGTTCCCGATCCGGTTCTACGCGCTGTGCATCATCGCCGGCGTCATCGCGGCGGCGATCATCGGCGATCGACGGTTCGTCGCGCGTGGTGGCCGTAAAGGGGCGATCGCCGACGTTGCCACCTGGGCGGTGCCGTTCGGCCTGGTCGGTGCGCGGATCTACCACCTCGCGACCAACCCGGAGCTGTACTGGGGGAAGAACGGCCAGGGCACCGTCGCGGCACTGAAGATCTGGGACGGCGGCCTCGGGATCTGGGGCGCCGTCGTGTTCGGCGCGCTCGGCGCGTGGCTGGCGTGCCGGCACTACAAGCTGAGCTTCGCGATGGTCGCGGACTCACTCGCTCCGGCGTTGCCGGTCGCGCAGGCGCTCGGGCGCTGGGGGAACTGGTTCAACCAGGAGCTCTACGGGCGCCCGACGTCGCTGCCGTGGGGGTTGCACATCGACCCGTCGCACCGGCCGATGAACGCCGCCGGCGCCTACATCGCGAAGTATCAGCTCGTCGCCTACTACCAGCCGACCTTCCTCTACGAGTCGATCTGGGACCTCGGCGTCGCGCTCGTCGTGATCTGGGCGGACCGCCGTCGCCACTTCACCCGGGGTCGGGCGTTCGCGCTCTACGTGATGCTCTACACGGCAGGGCGCGGCTGGATCGAGTCGCTGCGCATCGACGACGCACACCGCTTCCTCGGGCTTCGGCTCAACGACTGGACCAGCGTGATCGTGTTCGTCGCCGCGGCGGCGTACTTCTACCTGGCCGGCCGGCCCCGAGCCGAAGCGCCGGCCCACACCGACGAGCGCGACGTCGGGTCGGCCGCGGAGGTCACCCGATGA
- the trpA gene encoding tryptophan synthase subunit alpha produces the protein MTGSTGQAYAAAKAEGRAAFVGYLPAGYPSYDGCLEAMRALVDGGVDIIEVGLPYSDPVLDGPTIQAATEQALRSGTRITDVLRTIEATAALGVPVVLMTYWNPVLAYGVERFAKDLQSAGGQGLITPDLIPDEGAEWLDVSDRAGLERVFLVAPSSKPERIASTVAACRGWVYAASTMGVTGARTATSAAAPELVARVRSATDLPIGVGLGVSTGDQAAETARYADGVIVGSALVRCLLDATTESAGAAAVGTLAKELAAGVRAAH, from the coding sequence ATGACTGGGTCGACCGGGCAGGCCTATGCCGCGGCGAAGGCGGAAGGACGCGCTGCCTTCGTCGGATACCTGCCGGCCGGCTATCCGTCGTACGACGGTTGCCTTGAAGCGATGCGCGCGCTCGTCGACGGCGGCGTCGACATCATCGAGGTGGGGTTGCCCTACAGCGACCCGGTGCTCGACGGTCCGACGATCCAGGCGGCGACCGAGCAGGCGCTGCGATCCGGGACGCGCATCACCGACGTACTCCGGACCATCGAGGCGACGGCAGCGCTCGGCGTACCGGTCGTCCTGATGACGTACTGGAACCCGGTGCTCGCCTACGGCGTGGAGCGGTTCGCGAAGGACCTCCAGTCGGCGGGTGGACAGGGTCTGATCACTCCCGACCTGATCCCTGACGAAGGCGCGGAGTGGCTCGACGTGTCCGATCGTGCCGGCCTCGAGCGAGTGTTCCTGGTCGCGCCGTCGTCGAAGCCGGAGCGCATCGCAAGCACCGTTGCGGCCTGCCGCGGCTGGGTCTACGCGGCGTCGACGATGGGCGTCACGGGTGCGCGGACCGCGACCTCGGCTGCCGCGCCAGAGCTCGTGGCGCGCGTCCGCTCGGCCACCGACCTCCCGATCGGGGTCGGCCTAGGGGTCTCGACCGGTGACCAGGCCGCGGAGACGGCGAGGTACGCCGACGGCGTGATCGTCGGATCGGCGCTGGTGCGCTGCCTGCTCGATGCGACGACCGAGTCCGCGGGTGCGGCCGCAGTCGGGACGCTCGCGAAGGAGCTCGCGGCCGGCGTACGCGCCGCTCACTAG